In one window of Methanolobus mangrovi DNA:
- a CDS encoding archaetidylserine synthase — MNHILHTLKLSDFVTLVNAVCGIVAILLLMNGFTYLAPLLILIAAVADGLDGHIARKFSSSEIGANLDSLADVISFGVAPVVITYAFVENGMKYLILPALIFYFICGILRLARFNTMHMGQNSFRGLPITAGGIGMSAYLLMGERFFDIYIMATIAVILGILMASNITYLKAKDQKILIPLTMIFAATIISYNFGIGYTHTMATLLSGLMAIYVASPIIKRTT, encoded by the coding sequence GTGAACCACATACTTCATACTTTAAAATTATCCGATTTTGTAACTCTTGTGAATGCAGTGTGTGGAATAGTGGCCATTCTCCTCCTGATGAATGGTTTTACATATCTTGCACCACTGCTCATACTCATTGCTGCTGTTGCAGATGGCCTTGACGGACATATTGCGAGGAAATTCTCATCCAGTGAGATCGGAGCTAATCTGGACTCTCTTGCTGACGTAATATCATTCGGTGTTGCACCTGTTGTCATCACGTACGCCTTTGTAGAAAACGGAATGAAATATCTGATTCTACCTGCATTGATATTTTATTTTATTTGCGGGATTCTCAGGCTTGCCAGATTCAACACAATGCACATGGGACAGAATTCATTTAGAGGACTGCCCATTACCGCCGGAGGGATTGGCATGTCCGCATACCTGCTTATGGGAGAACGATTCTTTGATATATACATCATGGCCACCATAGCAGTGATACTCGGAATCCTTATGGCAAGCAATATAACATACCTTAAAGCAAAAGATCAGAAGATACTCATACCACTCACAATGATCTTTGCAGCAACAATAATTTCATATAATTTTGGCATCGGCTACACGCATACAATGGCAACATTGCTATCAGGGCTTATGGCAATTTACGTAGCTTCACCCATAATCAAGAGAACTACATGA
- a CDS encoding phosphatidylserine decarboxylase, with the protein MLAKGSFPWIITSITVGLVSSLAYLLYEIPYTGKLAILAISVTVFFLLFFRDPEREIKEHDSYMLSPADGKIVDIRGRKICIFMNFQNVHVNRAPINGKVQTIEHKKGGYIPAFCKDSHRNERNHILIETEHGIVEVIQIAGTVTRRIVSYVTEGDYMQQGQRFGMIRFGSRVDVTIPENFEILTKEGDRVFAGETVIARIR; encoded by the coding sequence ATGCTTGCAAAAGGTTCTTTTCCCTGGATTATCACATCCATTACTGTAGGTTTGGTCAGTTCCCTTGCATACCTCCTATATGAAATTCCATATACAGGAAAACTGGCGATACTGGCTATATCTGTAACAGTCTTTTTCCTCCTTTTCTTCAGAGACCCTGAAAGGGAGATAAAGGAACATGATAGTTATATGCTCTCACCTGCAGACGGAAAGATCGTTGACATAAGGGGCAGAAAGATATGCATATTTATGAACTTTCAGAATGTGCATGTTAACAGGGCACCCATCAATGGAAAGGTTCAAACAATAGAACACAAAAAAGGAGGATACATCCCCGCATTCTGTAAAGACTCCCACCGTAATGAGAGAAACCACATCCTTATAGAAACCGAACATGGGATTGTGGAGGTTATACAGATTGCCGGAACGGTTACCAGAAGAATTGTATCCTATGTCACTGAAGGAGACTATATGCAGCAGGGACAGCGCTTCGGAATGATTCGTTTTGGATCAAGAGTTGATGTGACCATTCCGGAGAACTTTGAAATTCTAACTAAAGAAGGTGACAGAGTATTTGCCGGCGAGACCGTGATCGCCAGAATAAGATAA
- a CDS encoding NUDIX hydrolase, which yields MPFNTPKLTVDAVIILNRKIVLIERKNPPFQGKFALPGGFVDVGETTEKAVEREVLEETGLTIEIVKLLGVYSEPSRDPRGHTVSIVYLVLGEGIPKADSDANGVYLFDLQNMPEMAFDHNLIIENARSDIYGILSRM from the coding sequence ATGCCCTTCAATACCCCTAAACTTACAGTTGATGCAGTAATCATATTGAATAGGAAAATTGTTCTGATCGAACGAAAAAACCCTCCGTTTCAAGGAAAATTTGCTCTTCCTGGTGGTTTTGTCGATGTCGGTGAAACAACTGAAAAGGCTGTTGAACGTGAGGTTCTTGAAGAAACAGGGCTTACAATAGAAATAGTTAAGTTACTTGGAGTATATTCTGAGCCTTCGCGTGATCCTCGCGGACACACGGTAAGCATAGTCTATCTGGTACTGGGGGAAGGTATCCCAAAAGCTGATTCGGATGCCAATGGAGTGTATTTATTCGATCTTCAGAACATGCCAGAAATGGCTTTTGACCATAACTTAATAATAGAAAATGCGAGAAGTGATATTTATGGAATTTTGTCCAGAATGTAA
- a CDS encoding dihydroneopterin aldolase family protein, translating to MREIMQQNEVITDRDNVLFEAGIKLGALYHQFTGSPVNLKTVDSLEKAIQESISVQPCVEDITVSINRDMIRSKLNSEYGYCELEGRMLDVSITASFKSAKVDVSLAFDTELDYPLMKIENIY from the coding sequence ATGAGGGAGATCATGCAGCAAAACGAAGTAATAACAGACAGGGATAATGTACTTTTCGAGGCAGGAATCAAACTTGGTGCCCTTTACCACCAATTCACAGGCTCGCCTGTGAATCTGAAAACCGTAGACAGCCTTGAAAAAGCAATACAGGAAAGTATTTCTGTTCAGCCATGTGTTGAAGATATCACAGTTTCCATCAACAGGGATATGATCCGTTCCAAGCTGAACAGTGAATATGGATATTGTGAGCTTGAAGGCCGTATGCTGGATGTCAGTATCACTGCAAGCTTTAAAAGTGCAAAAGTGGACGTAAGTCTGGCATTTGATACAGAACTTGACTATCCACTTATGAAAATAGAAAATATCTATTGA
- a CDS encoding transcription factor S, giving the protein MEFCPECKSMMVPAGESFKCRKCGHVKGKQAGSEALLSKASREKREVTVLEGNTDQGLPTTTARCDECGHNIAYWWLRQLRSADESETRFFKCTKCGCTWREYD; this is encoded by the coding sequence ATGGAATTTTGTCCAGAATGTAAAAGTATGATGGTCCCGGCAGGTGAATCCTTTAAGTGCAGAAAGTGTGGTCATGTTAAAGGTAAGCAAGCTGGTTCAGAGGCTTTGTTGTCCAAAGCATCAAGGGAAAAGAGAGAGGTTACTGTTCTTGAAGGTAACACAGATCAGGGGCTCCCCACAACTACTGCCAGATGTGACGAATGTGGTCATAACATTGCTTATTGGTGGTTGCGCCAATTAAGGTCTGCAGATGAATCAGAGACGCGCTTTTTCAAGTGTACTAAATGTGGATGTACCTGGCGTGAATATGACTGA
- the priL gene encoding DNA primase regulatory subunit PriL, giving the protein MDEKDFALYPYISEASSHVRGLGIALDRLVTSRAMESARVRGKERVLQAISGELIKPNLSISDEQKILLELLSYPFSRILVSSIDDSFLTRRYCLAEAVASYRLLKTQNLAFLREFASDFGIFPDETENGFKIHFTSYIRMASSLKAIEWKLVNRKLDHGNVNVSKEEFARLLQELIKNRVEQNLPMPVDDELVKACESYLGEIREALEEQKSTFGESEFESVETDIFPPCITHAIANTQAGVNLAHSMRFAMTAFLLTIGMTVDDIMNLFTASPDFDIEKARYQVEHIAGSSGTHYKPPSCSTMQTYGNCYAPDEMCKKISHPLNYYSRKLWFRRRDMQNGKEESVSEKPTTE; this is encoded by the coding sequence ATGGATGAAAAGGACTTTGCATTATATCCATACATTTCCGAGGCATCCTCACATGTAAGGGGCCTCGGAATAGCTCTTGATCGCCTGGTTACGTCCAGGGCCATGGAATCAGCACGTGTTCGTGGCAAAGAGCGTGTTTTACAGGCGATATCAGGTGAACTTATAAAACCAAACCTTTCCATTTCGGATGAACAGAAGATCCTTTTGGAATTACTTTCCTATCCATTTTCAAGGATACTTGTTTCCTCTATCGATGATTCTTTCCTGACACGGAGATATTGTCTTGCCGAAGCAGTTGCTTCCTATAGGCTTTTAAAGACACAAAACCTTGCTTTTCTCAGAGAATTTGCTTCAGATTTCGGCATTTTTCCGGATGAAACTGAAAATGGTTTCAAAATCCACTTTACATCGTATATCCGTATGGCAAGCTCTCTAAAAGCAATAGAATGGAAACTCGTCAATCGAAAACTTGATCATGGGAATGTGAATGTTTCAAAGGAAGAGTTTGCCCGTCTTTTGCAGGAACTTATAAAAAACCGTGTTGAGCAAAATTTGCCTATGCCAGTTGATGATGAACTGGTCAAGGCGTGTGAGTCATATCTTGGTGAGATTCGGGAAGCTCTGGAAGAGCAGAAGAGTACTTTTGGTGAATCTGAATTTGAATCAGTTGAAACAGATATTTTCCCTCCATGCATAACTCATGCTATCGCTAATACACAGGCTGGTGTGAATCTCGCACATTCTATGCGATTTGCGATGACTGCTTTTCTCCTTACAATAGGCATGACGGTTGATGACATCATGAACCTCTTTACCGCATCTCCTGATTTTGATATTGAGAAAGCCAGGTATCAGGTAGAGCATATTGCCGGTTCATCTGGTACACATTACAAGCCTCCGTCATGCTCAACGATGCAGACCTATGGCAACTGTTATGCTCCGGATGAAATGTGCAAGAAGATAAGCCATCCGCTTAATTATTACAGTCGCAAGCTATGGTTCCGTAGAAGGGATATGCAAAACGGTAAAGAAGAATCCGTATCTGAAAAACCAACAACAGAATGA
- the artA gene encoding archaeosortase A, giving the protein MIENILWIAVVFMLLGSIIPKNMKTRRLLSATGWGFFSIHWFYQPIHYIEIGDYFNVALVITVGAVCLIIAHTMVKEYHNNENIPRPDITSMATSATALGSLFYFPFAQMDVLNVWIIGQVTDNVLWMLHSFGVPAKMVAWNKIALEGYQVEIILACTAIESIALFIGLIVSVNAPFKKLAAAFMVSVPVIYILNLIRDAFVIAAYGYQWFGPSSFDIAHNTIAKIGSGIALFVVAYAVMRILPELIDLIEGIWLLVTRFVQKLFYKVVGNQ; this is encoded by the coding sequence ATGATCGAGAATATTCTATGGATTGCTGTTGTTTTTATGCTTTTGGGGTCAATAATACCTAAAAATATGAAGACGCGCAGATTATTATCTGCAACGGGATGGGGATTTTTCTCCATACACTGGTTCTACCAGCCGATACACTATATTGAGATTGGGGATTACTTCAACGTAGCCCTTGTCATTACCGTAGGAGCCGTGTGCTTGATTATAGCACATACTATGGTCAAAGAATACCACAATAATGAAAATATTCCAAGACCTGACATAACATCAATGGCAACCAGTGCAACCGCACTTGGCTCCCTGTTCTATTTCCCTTTTGCACAGATGGATGTCCTGAATGTCTGGATAATAGGCCAGGTAACAGATAATGTACTATGGATGTTACATTCCTTTGGCGTACCTGCTAAAATGGTTGCATGGAACAAGATAGCACTGGAGGGATATCAGGTAGAGATCATACTTGCCTGCACAGCCATTGAAAGTATAGCACTTTTTATCGGCCTTATTGTATCCGTAAATGCACCATTCAAGAAGCTTGCCGCTGCATTCATGGTATCCGTACCCGTAATCTACATATTGAATCTAATAAGGGATGCTTTTGTAATCGCAGCCTATGGATATCAGTGGTTTGGCCCAAGTAGCTTTGATATCGCCCATAATACTATCGCAAAAATCGGGTCAGGTATTGCATTGTTTGTAGTTGCATATGCAGTCATGCGTATTTTGCCTGAACTCATAGACCTTATTGAAGGAATCTGGCTTTTGGTTACCAGGTTCGTTCAGAAGCTATTCTATAAAGTAGTAGGAAACCAATAA
- the pcn gene encoding proliferating cell nuclear antigen (pcna), whose translation MFKATIDADILKTAIETLSVLVDEARFRISPEGMSVRAVDPANVAMVSFELGSSAFDEFSADDCEIGMDLSKINDIFSVAGKDEKVIMELDEMSQKMSLHLGGLSYTLALLDPSTIRAEPRIPQLELPAEVVLNGKELQRAVKAAEKISDHMLLGIDGDVFYMEAEGDTDRVRLDMARDKLIDMKVGEARSLFSLDYLSDIVKPASRSNEITIEIGKDFPVKISFSIANGAGKVGYLLAPRIESD comes from the coding sequence ATGTTCAAGGCAACTATTGATGCAGATATATTAAAAACTGCGATTGAAACTCTTTCGGTTCTTGTTGATGAAGCAAGGTTCAGGATATCTCCTGAGGGAATGTCTGTCCGGGCTGTGGACCCTGCAAACGTAGCCATGGTCAGTTTTGAACTTGGTTCAAGTGCTTTTGATGAGTTCAGTGCTGATGATTGTGAGATTGGCATGGACCTGTCAAAGATCAATGATATTTTCAGTGTTGCAGGCAAGGACGAGAAAGTTATCATGGAACTTGATGAGATGTCCCAGAAAATGTCACTGCATCTTGGCGGACTTTCTTACACTCTTGCATTGCTCGATCCTTCAACTATCAGGGCAGAACCAAGAATTCCTCAACTTGAGCTTCCAGCTGAGGTTGTACTTAATGGTAAGGAACTTCAGAGAGCTGTCAAAGCTGCTGAGAAGATCAGCGACCACATGTTGCTTGGAATTGATGGCGATGTATTCTATATGGAAGCAGAAGGGGATACTGACCGCGTTCGCCTTGACATGGCCCGTGATAAGCTTATTGACATGAAGGTTGGCGAAGCACGTTCCCTGTTCTCATTGGACTATCTCTCTGATATTGTGAAACCAGCATCTCGTTCCAACGAGATTACAATTGAGATTGGAAAGGATTTTCCTGTAAAGATCTCTTTCTCCATTGCAAACGGCGCAGGAAAAGTAGGTTATCTTCTGGCTCCAAGGATCGAATCTGACTGA
- the hisC gene encoding histidinol-phosphate transaminase, whose amino-acid sequence MCLSRPELIKDVVASIAEYVPGRSIEEIAKKYSINPSEIIKLGSNENVLGPSPLAVEALVSTATKVNIYPSADASELVDAISVYTGLPVENICASGPGMDGFLDNLMRLLITPGDEVVLPTPTFSYYEIAARANGAVAIHVAPGDELEFDVAAIKDAISENTKVIFLCSPNNPTGKLMEEAEVRDILGSTKGLVFVDEAYVEFADHNLSHLVAEYDNIIIGRTFSKAFGLAGLRIGYGLMPAWLKTEYMKIATPFNVSYPAVMAGVAALSDKDYLEKSISFTTEGRAFLVKNIPFKVYDSQANFVLVDVSPLIARDVAESLLKKGIIVRDCRSFRNAGDSLIRVTVGTQEQNEKVVAAFKKAKACSDQ is encoded by the coding sequence ATGTGCTTGAGCAGGCCTGAACTTATCAAAGATGTTGTTGCCTCAATTGCAGAATATGTTCCGGGAAGATCCATTGAGGAAATAGCAAAAAAATACAGCATCAATCCATCTGAGATTATCAAACTTGGTTCAAATGAGAATGTATTGGGTCCCTCTCCTCTGGCAGTTGAAGCTCTCGTATCCACTGCCACAAAGGTCAACATATATCCGTCAGCTGATGCATCAGAATTGGTGGATGCAATATCAGTCTACACAGGTCTTCCTGTAGAGAATATATGCGCTTCAGGACCCGGTATGGATGGCTTTCTCGATAATCTGATGAGGTTACTTATAACGCCTGGTGACGAGGTTGTATTACCAACTCCTACGTTCTCTTATTATGAGATTGCAGCCAGGGCGAATGGTGCTGTTGCCATCCATGTGGCTCCGGGCGACGAGCTTGAATTTGATGTGGCAGCAATAAAGGATGCTATCTCAGAAAATACAAAGGTTATCTTCCTCTGTTCCCCGAACAATCCTACTGGGAAACTAATGGAGGAAGCTGAAGTGCGTGACATTCTTGGGTCTACAAAGGGACTTGTATTCGTGGATGAGGCATATGTTGAATTTGCAGACCACAACCTCTCTCACCTGGTTGCAGAATATGATAATATCATCATCGGCAGAACTTTCTCCAAGGCATTCGGGCTTGCAGGACTGAGGATTGGATACGGACTTATGCCTGCCTGGTTGAAAACAGAGTACATGAAAATAGCAACTCCTTTCAATGTAAGTTATCCTGCAGTTATGGCTGGAGTAGCAGCTCTATCTGATAAAGATTATCTTGAAAAGAGTATTTCGTTCACAACTGAAGGACGTGCTTTTCTTGTAAAGAACATCCCTTTCAAGGTGTATGATTCACAGGCTAATTTCGTACTTGTTGATGTTTCGCCCCTGATTGCCAGGGATGTAGCAGAATCCCTTCTTAAAAAAGGTATCATTGTAAGAGATTGCAGGTCATTCAGGAATGCAGGTGATTCTCTGATCCGTGTGACTGTGGGAACGCAGGAACAAAATGAAAAAGTAGTTGCAGCCTTTAAGAAAGCAAAGGCTTGCAGTGATCAATAG